A genomic segment from Tessaracoccus defluvii encodes:
- a CDS encoding YqgE/AlgH family protein, producing MGGGPVNGEVVIVLGEVATSDTAPPGWQRLLRDVGIVDMSFPPELLDASFSQLRAFIGLSAWSPGQLENELLRGSWFRAWARPDDIFGDPAGLWRRVLRRMGGATGRWSTWAEEPALN from the coding sequence CTGGGAGGGGGACCCGTCAACGGGGAGGTCGTCATCGTCCTCGGTGAGGTCGCCACTAGCGACACCGCACCCCCAGGCTGGCAGCGGCTGCTCCGCGACGTCGGCATCGTCGACATGAGCTTCCCGCCGGAGCTGCTCGACGCGTCGTTCAGCCAGTTGCGGGCGTTCATCGGCCTGTCCGCCTGGTCGCCCGGACAGCTCGAGAACGAGCTTCTGCGGGGCTCCTGGTTCCGCGCCTGGGCGCGTCCGGACGACATCTTCGGGGACCCCGCGGGGCTGTGGCGACGCGTGCTGCGCCGCATGGGTGGCGCGACGGGACGCTGGTCCACCTGGGCCGAGGAACCCGCCCTCAACTGA
- the hpf gene encoding ribosome hibernation-promoting factor, HPF/YfiA family, giving the protein MDIVVTGRHCTVSPQLRELVSERLTTIERLRDRVIRVEAEFSASDNTKDPSDAVTVQLTLRSRGPVIRAEAKASDKTQAFEMAFDRLKSQLRKAADRRKTHRGLRLASAADLVSPLSEGTSDENGVETRNVAGLVVTGDGPLVVREKEFDAVPLTLAQALDEMELVGHDFFLYQDAESGRPAVVYRRKAYNYGVIHLNVG; this is encoded by the coding sequence ATGGACATCGTCGTCACCGGTCGACACTGCACGGTCAGCCCGCAGTTGCGGGAACTCGTGAGCGAGCGACTCACCACGATCGAGCGATTGCGGGACCGTGTCATTCGTGTCGAGGCCGAGTTCAGCGCCTCCGACAACACCAAGGATCCCTCCGACGCCGTCACCGTCCAGTTGACTCTTCGGAGCCGTGGGCCCGTGATCCGGGCCGAGGCCAAGGCAAGCGACAAGACGCAGGCCTTCGAGATGGCCTTCGATCGGCTGAAGAGCCAGCTCAGGAAGGCAGCCGACCGCCGCAAGACGCATCGTGGACTCCGCCTCGCGTCCGCCGCCGACCTCGTCTCGCCACTCAGCGAAGGCACCTCGGACGAGAACGGGGTGGAGACCCGCAACGTCGCCGGCCTCGTCGTGACCGGGGACGGACCCCTGGTCGTGCGCGAGAAGGAGTTCGACGCCGTCCCTCTCACCTTGGCCCAGGCGCTCGACGAGATGGAACTGGTCGGCCACGACTTCTTCCTCTACCAGGACGCGGAGTCGGGACGCCCGGCCGTCGTCTACCGTCGCAAGGCGTACAACTACGGCGTGATCCACCTGAACGTCGGCTGA
- the smpB gene encoding SsrA-binding protein SmpB, which produces MPRETGRKLIAQNKKARHDYQIGDVVEAGLVLTGTEVKTLRLGRATIGEAYATVDEGGEAWLINANIPEYEFGTWRNHSARRTRKLLLHRREIDKLAGQLKDSGRTLIPLALYFQDGYAKVEIAVATGKKDWDKRRDIADRDAKREAERALAVRNRYNRR; this is translated from the coding sequence ATGCCCAGGGAGACCGGACGCAAGCTGATTGCGCAGAACAAGAAGGCGCGACACGACTACCAGATCGGTGACGTCGTGGAGGCCGGGCTTGTGCTGACCGGAACCGAGGTCAAGACCCTGCGGCTCGGACGCGCCACGATCGGGGAGGCCTACGCCACCGTCGACGAGGGCGGCGAGGCGTGGCTCATCAACGCGAACATCCCCGAGTACGAGTTCGGCACGTGGCGCAACCACTCCGCCCGCCGCACGCGCAAGCTGCTGCTACACCGTCGCGAGATCGACAAGCTGGCCGGTCAGTTGAAGGACTCCGGGCGCACCCTGATTCCGCTGGCGCTGTACTTCCAGGACGGTTACGCGAAGGTCGAGATCGCCGTCGCCACCGGTAAGAAGGACTGGGACAAGCGGCGTGACATCGCCGACCGCGACGCCAAGCGTGAGGCCGAGCGCGCGCTGGCCGTGCGTAACCGGTACAACCGCCGCTGA
- a CDS encoding DUF1707 and DUF4870 domain-containing protein → MSVYPQNPGFITDQQRDRAVELLQGAYASGQLSELELDRRLDQALGAPDKVTLNRALLGIARVAPMVLTPRSKGEPSPAENAGAGLTHLSGLATSFVGPAIVKTLATPGSHTWLEAGRALSLQVTAAVVGIAAMVLSILFDGGVLFGLAWAAWFGGTIWASVRAFNGKPSTGAVEPMLLARPKAHAGRPAMTR, encoded by the coding sequence ATGAGCGTGTACCCGCAGAACCCTGGATTCATCACCGACCAACAGCGCGACCGCGCCGTCGAGCTTCTGCAGGGCGCCTACGCGTCGGGTCAGTTGAGCGAGCTGGAGCTCGACCGCCGCCTCGACCAGGCGCTGGGGGCGCCCGACAAGGTGACGCTGAACCGGGCGCTGCTGGGTATCGCGCGGGTCGCACCGATGGTGCTCACCCCGCGGTCGAAGGGGGAGCCGTCGCCTGCCGAGAATGCGGGTGCCGGGCTCACGCACCTGTCAGGGCTGGCCACCTCCTTCGTCGGGCCCGCCATCGTGAAGACCCTTGCGACCCCCGGCAGCCACACGTGGCTCGAGGCCGGGCGGGCCCTCTCCCTCCAGGTCACGGCGGCCGTGGTGGGCATCGCGGCGATGGTGCTGTCGATCCTCTTCGACGGCGGCGTGCTCTTCGGCCTCGCGTGGGCGGCCTGGTTCGGCGGGACGATCTGGGCGAGCGTGCGGGCCTTCAACGGCAAGCCGAGCACGGGCGCCGTCGAGCCGATGCTGCTGGCCAGGCCGAAGGCGCATGCGGGGCGACCCGCCATGACGCGCTAG
- a CDS encoding LpqB family beta-propeller domain-containing protein, translating to MKRWIAALLLALLTTGCATVPISGPVEEVPLSDRPGGIDIAPQPPATDVTPARLIEGFLQAMADPADDYAIARAYLTAEAGATWDTSTAVIYTGAVRADEGSAGIEGTTIGTLDPSGRFTSAPASMDFTFDLVREDGQWRIRSAPAGLMLSRYLFERYYERVPLYFVSRVGLHVAPDLVHLPESQLTPATVVDALLKGPPASLAGPVYSAIDSSVMLGDEGATIDSQGIVTVDLTGLEPKLGEQQRRLLGAQLLWTLTSLPRVTGLLVTQDGMPFALPGANAEGVVELAAQHVYQVLSRAVGADLFVIQGAEAGWLREDGMFEPFPTPAEVADIAVSADGETMAFIGTDRTSLTLGPVDGERVDVPTGLTQLRSPQFVLGTLWLLGDDEEGRTRLLTVDRLHQVSTVSLTVPQGSRLEGFAVSPTRTRMVMILGSQGERRLTTGTIVGTNQVSVSRPSPLPLTTPGGVQLVDVRSVAWPSETSIVVVAAAGLQSVYTAQADGSGVEEIGPLVGGVDDVTAQARLGGGSIAAHTESGAVWRYEARTRWTMVAEEITAIAFSG from the coding sequence ATGAAGCGCTGGATCGCCGCCCTGCTGCTCGCGCTGCTGACGACCGGCTGCGCCACCGTCCCCATCTCCGGCCCGGTGGAGGAGGTCCCGCTGTCGGACCGCCCCGGAGGCATCGACATCGCGCCCCAGCCACCCGCTACGGACGTCACGCCCGCCCGCCTCATCGAGGGCTTCCTGCAGGCGATGGCCGATCCGGCCGACGATTACGCCATCGCGCGGGCCTACCTCACGGCTGAGGCGGGAGCGACGTGGGACACGTCGACGGCGGTGATCTACACCGGCGCCGTGCGCGCAGACGAGGGCTCCGCGGGGATCGAGGGCACCACCATCGGCACCCTCGACCCCTCGGGCAGGTTCACCAGCGCCCCGGCGTCGATGGACTTCACGTTCGATCTGGTCCGGGAGGACGGGCAGTGGCGCATCCGCTCGGCCCCGGCCGGTCTCATGCTGTCCCGCTACCTGTTCGAGCGCTACTACGAACGGGTCCCCCTGTACTTCGTCAGCCGTGTTGGGCTGCATGTCGCGCCCGACCTCGTCCATCTGCCGGAGTCCCAGCTGACCCCGGCCACGGTGGTGGACGCCCTGCTGAAAGGCCCGCCCGCGAGCCTGGCCGGGCCGGTCTACAGCGCCATCGACTCCTCCGTCATGCTCGGTGACGAGGGAGCCACCATCGACTCGCAGGGGATCGTCACGGTCGACCTGACCGGCCTCGAACCGAAGCTCGGGGAACAGCAACGGCGACTCCTCGGGGCACAGCTGCTGTGGACCCTCACCTCGCTTCCGCGCGTCACCGGACTGCTGGTGACCCAGGACGGGATGCCCTTCGCGCTTCCGGGAGCGAACGCGGAGGGGGTCGTCGAACTCGCCGCCCAACACGTCTACCAGGTGCTGTCGCGCGCAGTGGGGGCCGACCTGTTTGTCATCCAGGGAGCCGAAGCCGGCTGGCTGCGGGAGGACGGGATGTTCGAACCGTTCCCGACGCCAGCCGAGGTCGCCGACATCGCCGTCTCCGCGGACGGCGAGACGATGGCCTTCATCGGCACCGACCGCACGTCGCTGACCCTCGGCCCGGTCGACGGCGAACGCGTCGACGTGCCGACCGGCCTCACCCAGCTGCGCTCTCCGCAGTTCGTGCTGGGCACCCTGTGGCTGCTGGGTGACGACGAGGAGGGCCGGACCCGGTTGCTCACCGTCGACCGGCTCCACCAGGTCAGCACCGTGTCGCTCACCGTGCCCCAGGGCAGCCGGCTCGAGGGGTTCGCGGTGTCGCCGACACGGACCCGCATGGTCATGATCCTCGGCTCCCAGGGGGAACGGCGACTCACGACCGGCACCATCGTGGGCACGAACCAGGTGAGCGTCTCGCGCCCGTCTCCGCTGCCGCTGACCACGCCGGGCGGGGTACAACTCGTCGACGTCCGGTCGGTGGCATGGCCCTCGGAAACGTCCATCGTGGTGGTCGCCGCGGCCGGGCTCCAGTCCGTCTACACCGCTCAGGCCGACGGATCCGGGGTGGAGGAGATCGGCCCGCTGGTCGGGGGAGTGGACGACGTCACGGCGCAGGCCCGCCTCGGGGGTGGCAGCATCGCGGCCCACACGGAGAGCGGCGCGGTCTGGCGCTATGAGGCCCGTACCCGCTGGACCATGGTCGCCGAGGAGATCACGGCCATCGCGTTCAGTGGCTGA
- a CDS encoding Rv3235 family protein, with amino-acid sequence MQATIRPVRESIAVIPAPAVRVPHEPAPRPAAALIIALIETMSGRRALHQVRRHASACAFQQLATFVDSRLLHAARVFRMRTQMPTPESVEAAVTLLCDGRFVACVVRLDVTDGRWACSELTVLTPAALAAA; translated from the coding sequence ATGCAAGCCACGATCCGTCCGGTCCGCGAGAGCATCGCGGTCATCCCTGCCCCGGCCGTGCGCGTCCCGCACGAGCCCGCCCCACGACCCGCCGCCGCCCTCATCATCGCGCTCATCGAGACGATGTCCGGACGCCGGGCCCTGCACCAGGTGCGCCGTCACGCGTCCGCCTGCGCGTTCCAGCAGCTGGCCACGTTCGTCGACTCCAGGCTGCTGCATGCCGCCCGCGTCTTCCGGATGCGCACCCAGATGCCGACCCCGGAATCGGTCGAAGCGGCCGTCACACTGCTGTGCGACGGCCGCTTCGTGGCCTGCGTTGTCCGTCTCGACGTGACGGACGGGCGCTGGGCGTGCAGCGAGCTGACGGTGTTGACACCGGCCGCGCTCGCCGCCGCCTAG
- a CDS encoding ComF family protein, producing the protein MGRLLAGAVDTLDPAPGTVLVPLPSRPAAVRQRGFDHVGHLAKVAGRASGVPVARILRRADKGRDQAGLGRDDRRRNLDGTMRGAPMPGPCSWSTTSSPPARPSVRRAGR; encoded by the coding sequence TTGGGACGGCTCCTCGCAGGCGCCGTCGACACGCTGGACCCGGCCCCGGGCACGGTGCTGGTCCCCCTGCCCTCGCGCCCGGCTGCGGTGCGCCAGCGCGGCTTCGACCACGTCGGCCACCTTGCGAAGGTCGCCGGAAGGGCCTCGGGGGTGCCCGTGGCGCGGATCCTGCGGCGCGCCGACAAGGGCCGGGATCAGGCCGGACTGGGGCGCGACGACCGCAGAAGGAATCTCGACGGCACCATGCGGGGCGCCCCCATGCCGGGCCCGTGCTCCTGGTCGACGACATCGTCACCACCGGCGCGACCATCCGTGAGGCGTGCAGGGCGCTGA
- a CDS encoding YqgE/AlgH family protein: protein MEQTGEIAAGQLLIATQPGRSGYFDRTVILLLDHRPMGTVGVTLNVASDIDVAEALPTLVPHLRPLPGIWEGDPSTGRSSSSSVRSPLATPHPQAGSGCSATSASST from the coding sequence ATGGAGCAGACAGGGGAGATCGCCGCCGGCCAGCTGCTGATCGCGACCCAGCCGGGGCGCAGCGGCTACTTCGACCGCACCGTCATCCTCCTGCTCGACCACCGCCCCATGGGGACCGTCGGCGTCACGCTCAACGTCGCCTCCGACATCGACGTGGCGGAAGCACTGCCGACACTCGTCCCGCACCTGCGGCCACTGCCGGGAATCTGGGAGGGGGACCCGTCAACGGGGAGGTCGTCATCGTCCTCGGTGAGGTCGCCACTAGCGACACCGCACCCCCAGGCTGGCAGCGGCTGCTCCGCGACGTCGGCATCGTCGACATGA
- the mtrB gene encoding MtrAB system histidine kinase MtrB, which yields MLGLSVVLMLLAGVLLMNQATAGVVEAKRESSLTEAVGVHAFMQEQLRSPDVRNAPVHESLNRLADLAVAQSAQYRVVIDAPTSRLVSAGIQADSVPEALRTQVQASEGMYVTPTQVVFTDPAVTPEPGLAIGTSLLGTDGERYPVYYIFPMTMEMSTLRSLQGAVVATGAALTLALTLVAYLITVQVVRPVRRASQAALRLASGRLDERIPVRGTEDLATLARSMNRMAGQLQQRIRELETLSTLQQRFVSDVSHELRTPMTTIKMASEVLHDGRESFDPTQRRSVELMNTEIDRFELMLSDLLEISRFDAGAAELATDEVEVASLVDAEVEATRSMAQRLGVEVIVEYRNADTRAAVDSRRIRRIVRNLLTNAIEHAEGQPIRVTVASDVEAVAITVRDFGVGFAPEDAAHVFDRFWRADPSRNRVVGGSGLGLSIAMEDARLHRGWLTAWGRPGRGAQFRLTLPRDPGRELTGSPLPVIPTDRKAGARR from the coding sequence ATGCTCGGTCTCTCGGTGGTGCTCATGCTGCTCGCGGGTGTGCTGCTCATGAATCAGGCGACGGCCGGCGTCGTCGAGGCGAAGCGTGAGTCGTCACTCACCGAGGCGGTCGGCGTCCACGCCTTCATGCAGGAGCAACTGCGTAGCCCCGATGTGCGCAACGCGCCGGTGCACGAGTCGTTGAACCGGCTGGCCGACCTGGCCGTTGCCCAGTCCGCCCAGTACCGCGTCGTGATCGACGCCCCCACCTCCCGCCTCGTGTCGGCGGGCATCCAGGCCGACTCGGTGCCGGAGGCGCTCCGCACCCAGGTGCAGGCGAGCGAGGGCATGTACGTGACGCCGACGCAGGTCGTCTTCACCGACCCGGCCGTGACCCCCGAACCGGGGCTGGCCATCGGCACCTCGCTGCTGGGCACCGACGGGGAACGGTACCCCGTCTACTACATCTTCCCGATGACCATGGAGATGTCGACGCTGCGGTCGCTGCAGGGGGCGGTCGTCGCCACCGGAGCCGCGCTGACCCTCGCGCTGACCCTGGTGGCCTACCTGATCACCGTCCAGGTGGTCCGGCCCGTCCGCCGTGCCAGCCAGGCCGCCCTGCGGCTCGCCAGCGGCAGGCTCGACGAGCGGATCCCCGTCCGTGGCACCGAGGACCTCGCGACGCTGGCCAGATCGATGAACCGCATGGCGGGGCAGCTGCAGCAGCGGATCCGGGAACTGGAGACGCTGTCGACGCTGCAGCAGCGGTTCGTCAGCGACGTCTCGCACGAACTGCGCACACCGATGACGACGATCAAGATGGCCTCCGAGGTGCTGCACGACGGACGCGAATCCTTCGACCCGACGCAGCGCCGGTCGGTCGAGCTCATGAACACGGAGATCGACCGGTTCGAACTGATGCTCTCCGACCTGCTCGAGATCTCCCGCTTCGACGCAGGGGCCGCAGAGTTGGCCACCGACGAGGTGGAGGTCGCCTCCCTCGTCGACGCGGAGGTCGAGGCCACCCGCTCCATGGCGCAGCGCCTGGGGGTGGAGGTCATCGTCGAATACCGCAACGCCGACACCAGGGCAGCGGTGGACAGTCGCCGCATCCGCAGGATCGTCCGCAACCTGCTCACCAACGCCATCGAGCACGCGGAGGGCCAACCGATCCGCGTCACCGTCGCCTCCGACGTCGAGGCCGTGGCCATCACCGTGCGGGACTTCGGCGTGGGCTTCGCGCCAGAGGACGCCGCGCATGTGTTCGACCGCTTCTGGCGGGCCGATCCGAGCCGCAACCGTGTCGTGGGCGGCTCCGGCCTGGGGCTGTCGATCGCCATGGAGGACGCCCGGCTGCACCGCGGCTGGCTGACGGCGTGGGGGAGACCCGGCCGCGGGGCCCAGTTCCGGCTCACCCTGCCCCGTGACCCGGGGCGGGAGCTGACCGGCTCCCCGCTGCCGGTCATCCCCACCGACAGGAAGGCTGGTGCCCGCCGATGA
- the secA gene encoding preprotein translocase subunit SecA, with translation MGFMEYLSGLGSGAQLRKLQRVADQVNSIEDEFQAMSDAELRAETDAFRKRIADGESLDRLMPEAFAAVREASVRVLDKRHFDVQMMGGAALHWGNIAEMKTGEGKTLVGTLPSYLNALSGKGVHVVTTNDYLAKYQSEQMGRIHHFLGLEVGAILASMTPAERRVAYGADITYGTNNEFGFDYLRDNMALRKEDLVQREHNFAIVDEVDSILVDEARTPLIISGPAEDNHEWYPVFARIATALRRDHDYEVDEKKRTISVLAPGIEKVEDRLGIANLYESANTPLISYLNNSIKAKELFKKDKDYVIASGEVLIVDEHTGRTLAGRRYNEGLHQALEAKEGVEIKDEYQTLATITLQNYFRMYNKLAGMTGTAKTEESEFQKIYGLGVIPIPTNRPMVRIDNVDLIYRTEEAKFAAIVEDVVERHAAGQPVLIGTASVAKSETLSTLLKRANVPHRVLNAKHHEREAAIVAEAGRKGAVTVSTNMAGRGTDIMLGGNPEFLADLELRNRGLDPIETPEEYEAAWAETLTTLEEQVKSEHEEVVASGGLYVVGSERHESRRIDNQLRGRSGRQGDPGESRFYLSLRDDLMRLFRPDAMEAAMVRLDVPDDVPLNNKFVSRAIQSAQKQVEAQNFEMRKNVLKYDDVMNRQRHVIYADRRKVLDGADVSERLRDKTSEVIAAVVTGHTTGIPEEWDLEQLFTDLKTLYPVSIKLDDIADDIPHQEELIELFQEDASAAYDRREEELGAETMRELERQVMLTVLDRKWREHLYEMDYLREGIGLRAMAQRDPLIEYQREGGDMFVAMMESFIEEAIGYMFNLEVKARVEEPAPQVALVTDGEGNAVDVDSVLGRNGAPEGESEPAVLAKGLNRKEPTKLSYSAPDESGAATTVGRNGGGRSKKNEASGPSRNRPCPCGSGKKYKLCHGLNA, from the coding sequence GTGGGTTTCATGGAATATCTGAGCGGCCTCGGCTCTGGGGCGCAGCTCCGTAAGCTGCAGAGGGTCGCCGATCAGGTCAACTCCATCGAGGACGAGTTCCAGGCGATGTCCGACGCCGAACTCCGCGCTGAGACGGACGCATTCCGCAAGCGGATCGCCGACGGCGAGAGCCTCGACCGCCTCATGCCGGAGGCCTTCGCGGCCGTCCGGGAGGCGTCCGTGCGTGTCCTCGACAAGCGGCACTTCGACGTCCAGATGATGGGCGGCGCGGCCCTGCACTGGGGCAACATCGCCGAAATGAAGACCGGCGAGGGCAAGACGCTGGTCGGCACGCTTCCCAGCTACCTGAACGCGCTGAGTGGCAAGGGCGTCCACGTCGTCACCACGAACGACTACCTCGCCAAGTACCAGTCCGAACAGATGGGGCGCATCCATCACTTCCTCGGCCTCGAGGTCGGCGCCATCCTCGCCAGCATGACCCCCGCCGAACGTCGCGTCGCCTACGGCGCTGACATCACGTACGGCACCAACAACGAATTCGGCTTCGACTACCTCCGCGACAACATGGCGCTCCGCAAGGAGGACCTGGTCCAGCGCGAGCACAACTTCGCCATCGTCGATGAGGTGGACTCGATCCTCGTCGACGAGGCACGCACGCCGCTCATCATCTCCGGGCCGGCCGAGGACAACCACGAGTGGTACCCGGTGTTCGCGCGCATCGCCACGGCCCTGCGCCGCGACCACGACTACGAGGTCGACGAGAAGAAGCGCACGATCTCCGTGCTGGCACCCGGCATCGAGAAGGTGGAGGACAGGCTCGGCATCGCCAACCTCTACGAGTCGGCCAACACCCCGCTCATCTCCTACCTGAACAACTCCATCAAGGCGAAGGAACTGTTCAAGAAGGACAAGGACTACGTCATCGCGAGCGGCGAGGTCCTCATCGTCGACGAGCACACCGGCCGCACCCTGGCCGGCCGGCGTTACAACGAGGGCCTGCACCAGGCGCTGGAGGCGAAGGAGGGTGTCGAGATCAAGGACGAGTACCAGACGCTCGCCACGATCACGCTCCAGAACTACTTCCGCATGTACAACAAGCTCGCAGGCATGACGGGCACGGCGAAGACGGAAGAGTCCGAGTTCCAGAAGATCTACGGGCTCGGGGTCATCCCGATCCCCACGAACCGTCCGATGGTGCGCATCGACAACGTCGACCTGATCTACCGCACGGAGGAGGCGAAGTTCGCCGCCATCGTCGAGGACGTGGTGGAGCGCCACGCCGCGGGACAGCCGGTGCTGATCGGCACCGCGTCGGTGGCCAAGTCGGAGACGCTGAGCACCCTGCTGAAGCGGGCCAACGTGCCGCACCGCGTCCTCAACGCCAAGCACCACGAACGTGAGGCGGCCATCGTGGCCGAGGCCGGGCGGAAGGGTGCCGTCACGGTGTCGACCAACATGGCCGGCCGAGGCACCGACATCATGCTCGGCGGCAACCCCGAGTTCCTCGCCGACCTCGAGCTGCGCAACCGCGGACTCGATCCGATCGAGACGCCGGAGGAGTACGAGGCGGCCTGGGCCGAGACCCTGACCACTCTCGAGGAGCAGGTGAAGTCGGAGCACGAGGAGGTCGTCGCCAGCGGTGGCCTGTACGTGGTCGGCTCGGAGCGCCACGAGTCCCGCCGCATCGACAACCAGCTGCGCGGTCGTTCCGGCCGTCAGGGCGACCCCGGCGAGTCCCGCTTCTACCTGTCGCTGCGCGACGACCTGATGCGACTGTTCCGTCCGGATGCGATGGAGGCCGCCATGGTGCGCCTCGATGTCCCGGACGACGTGCCGCTGAACAACAAGTTCGTGTCGCGGGCGATCCAGTCGGCGCAGAAGCAGGTCGAGGCGCAGAACTTCGAGATGCGCAAGAACGTCCTCAAGTACGACGACGTCATGAACAGGCAGCGCCACGTCATCTACGCCGACCGCCGCAAGGTGCTCGACGGTGCCGACGTGTCGGAGCGCCTGCGTGACAAGACCTCCGAGGTCATCGCCGCAGTGGTCACCGGGCACACCACCGGCATCCCGGAGGAGTGGGACCTGGAGCAGCTCTTCACGGATCTGAAGACCCTGTACCCGGTCTCCATCAAGCTCGACGACATCGCCGACGACATCCCCCACCAGGAGGAGCTCATCGAGCTGTTCCAGGAGGATGCGTCCGCGGCCTACGACCGTCGCGAGGAGGAACTCGGCGCGGAGACCATGCGCGAGCTCGAGCGTCAGGTCATGCTGACCGTCCTCGATCGCAAGTGGCGCGAGCACCTCTACGAGATGGACTACCTGCGCGAGGGCATCGGCCTGCGCGCCATGGCGCAGCGCGACCCGCTGATCGAGTACCAGCGCGAGGGCGGCGACATGTTCGTCGCCATGATGGAATCCTTCATCGAGGAGGCCATCGGCTACATGTTCAACCTCGAGGTGAAGGCGCGCGTGGAGGAGCCGGCACCACAGGTCGCGTTGGTCACCGACGGCGAGGGCAACGCCGTGGACGTCGACAGCGTCCTCGGCCGCAACGGCGCCCCCGAAGGGGAGTCGGAGCCCGCCGTGCTGGCGAAGGGCCTCAACCGGAAGGAACCGACCAAGCTCAGCTACTCGGCACCCGACGAGAGCGGCGCCGCCACCACCGTGGGCCGCAACGGCGGCGGGCGGTCGAAGAAGAACGAGGCGAGTGGCCCCAGCCGCAACCGTCCGTGCCCCTGTGGCTCGGGCAAGAAGTACAAGCTCTGCCACGGGCTGAACGCCTAG
- the mtrA gene encoding MtrAB system response regulator MtrA translates to MGDNRGKSRILVVDDDAALSEMLQIVLRQAGFETHRIATGLEALQEFRSYRPDLVLLDLMLPGRDGVEVCRDIRAESGVPIVMLTARSDTADVVAGLEAGADDYVAKPFKATELVARIRTRLRRLPGEGETDSLTIGDLTISVSSHSVKRGQLELSLTPLEFDLLLALAKRPAHVFTREALLDEVWGYRNAADTRLVNVHVQRLRAKVERDPERPEIVITVRGIGYRAGESQLD, encoded by the coding sequence GTGGGTGACAACAGGGGCAAGAGCCGGATTCTCGTCGTGGACGATGACGCCGCGCTGTCCGAGATGCTGCAGATCGTGCTGCGCCAGGCGGGCTTCGAGACGCACCGCATCGCGACCGGGCTCGAGGCTCTGCAGGAGTTCCGGTCCTACCGCCCGGATCTCGTTCTGCTCGACCTGATGCTGCCCGGCCGTGACGGCGTCGAGGTCTGTCGCGACATCAGGGCCGAGTCCGGCGTCCCGATCGTGATGCTGACGGCGCGCTCGGACACCGCCGACGTCGTCGCCGGCCTGGAGGCAGGAGCCGACGACTACGTCGCCAAGCCGTTCAAGGCCACCGAACTGGTCGCCAGGATCCGCACCCGGCTGCGTCGCCTGCCTGGCGAAGGTGAGACCGACTCGCTGACGATCGGAGACCTGACCATCTCGGTCTCCTCGCACTCGGTCAAGCGCGGTCAGCTGGAACTCTCGCTGACGCCGCTTGAGTTCGATCTGCTCCTGGCGCTGGCGAAGCGGCCCGCCCACGTCTTCACGCGGGAGGCGTTGCTCGACGAGGTGTGGGGTTACCGCAACGCGGCCGACACCCGGCTGGTCAACGTCCATGTGCAGCGGCTCCGCGCGAAGGTCGAACGCGACCCGGAGCGCCCGGAGATCGTGATCACCGTGCGGGGGATCGGATACCGGGCCGGTGAATCCCAGCTCGACTAA
- a CDS encoding ComF family protein codes for MLLVDDIVTTGATIREACRALKAAGATPVGVVLLAEAGTPGLALPAPAGKAR; via the coding sequence GTGCTCCTGGTCGACGACATCGTCACCACCGGCGCGACCATCCGTGAGGCGTGCAGGGCGCTGAAGGCCGCCGGCGCGACACCGGTCGGCGTGGTGCTCCTGGCGGAAGCGGGAACTCCCGGCCTGGCATTGCCTGCACCTGCTGGCAAAGCACGGTAG
- a CDS encoding YajG family lipoprotein encodes MKKMLVCVVLSLSLFLTSCGAPKDVPPQTFELSVTSPAAPTQKVEVALGAELTLRITTPVDDAVHVHGYEIEKDLPAGQPTDIVFVANMAGSYEVESHITDAVWLTLVVS; translated from the coding sequence ATGAAGAAGATGCTTGTCTGTGTCGTGTTGTCGTTGTCCCTGTTCCTGACGTCCTGCGGGGCACCGAAGGACGTTCCGCCGCAGACCTTCGAGCTGTCGGTGACCTCCCCTGCCGCTCCCACCCAGAAGGTCGAGGTGGCACTCGGCGCGGAGTTGACGCTGCGGATCACCACCCCCGTGGACGACGCCGTCCACGTGCACGGGTACGAGATCGAGAAGGACCTGCCGGCCGGGCAGCCGACCGACATCGTGTTCGTCGCGAACATGGCCGGTAGCTACGAGGTGGAGTCACACATCACCGACGCCGTCTGGCTGACCCTGGTCGTTTCGTGA